From Toxorhynchites rutilus septentrionalis strain SRP chromosome 2, ASM2978413v1, whole genome shotgun sequence, a single genomic window includes:
- the LOC129767015 gene encoding probable transaldolase codes for MSSVEPQSKKTKMVSSLEQLKQLTTIVADTGDFEAMKVYKPTDATTNPSLILSAAGMEQYQHLIDKAVKHGLKHGATEDERVAEAADMLFVLFGCEILKLVPGRVSTEIDARLSFNKDASVTKALKLVQLYEENGIDRKRVLIKLASTWEGIQAARVLEKDHGIHCNLTLLFSFAQAVACAEAGVTLISPFVGRILDWYVSNTDKKSYEPEQDPGVVSVTKIYNYYKKFGYKTVVMGASFRNTGEIRALAGCDLLTISPKLLGELEKSEEPIKRYLDPDTAKASSLEKIEMDEATFRWMLNEDQMSTDKLSDGIRKFAADGRKLETMLRGLIQQSA; via the exons ATGAGCAGTGTTGAGCCACAGAGCAAGAAAACAAAGATGGTCTCGAGTTTGGAACAGCTGAAGCAACTGACCACCATCGTGGCTGACACCGGTGATTTCGAAG CGATGAAGGTGTACAAGCCCACCGATGCCACGACGAACCCATCGTTGATTCTGTCGGCTGCCGGTATGGAACAGTACCAACACCTGATCGACAAAGCTGTTAAACATGGCCTGAAGCATGGAGC CACCGAGGACGAGAGAGTTGCCGAGGCAGCGGACATGTTGTTCGTCCTGTTTGGGTGCGAAATCCTCAAGCTAGTTCCGGGACGTGTTTCCACCGAGATCGACGCCAGGTTGTCCTTCAACAAGGATGCTTCAGTGACAAAGGCACTTAAACTCGTTCAGTTGTACGAAGAAAACGGCATCGATAGGAAGCGTGTGCTCATCAAGCTGGCATCCACTTGGGAGGGTATTCAAGCTGCCAGGGTACTCGAGAAGGATCACGGTATCCATTGTAATCTCACGCTGCTGTTTTCATTCGCTCAGGCCGTCGCTTGTGCCGAGGCCGGTGTCACACTTATTTCCCCATTCGTGGGACGCATTTTGGACTGGTACGTCTCCAACACCGACAAGAAATCTTACGAGCCAGAGCAAGATCCGGGTGTTGTTTCGGTCACCAAGATCTACAACTATTACAAGAAGTTTGGCTACAAGACGGTTGTTATGGGTGCTTCCTTCCGCAACACTGGTGAAATTCGTGCTTTGGCCGGATGCGATCTGCTAACTATCAGCCCTAAATTGCTTGGTGAGCTTGAGAAAAGTGAAGAGCCCATCAAGCGGTATTTGGACCCAGACACAGCCAAAGCTAGCAGCTTGGAGAAAATCGAAATGGACGAAGCCACATTCCGTTGGATGCTGAACGAGGATCAAATGTCAACCGATAAACTCTCGGATGGCATCCGAAAGTTTGCCGCCGACGGGCGTAAGCTGGAAACGATGCTCCGCGGGCTGATCCAGCAGTCCGCTTGA
- the LOC129767009 gene encoding eukaryotic translation initiation factor 2D, which produces MFIKPFKVKSNILVTGSERKRLKLRAQTQFGIRDSSFDELFGNKSKVCVVKIITFSEAQVTVYTSDKRPMFFELDGKLIPTVYTLWACMEMVPYFTTHPMVLPKLANGADLMIPGVVRHGNDLKSWGNYRKDDIVAVNLTSNKAAVGVGLLAHASDDLYMCGGRGICVRMLHVFGDKLWGMEPSVCQQVPLLGGTQSIPKDTDFPPLGEPEQVKEINEPVSFEQLDDVGVDNKGNEIAADNSEQATEDDNQLDPDKLIKSAFLNSIKLHGKKIQLPMLTSTFYPQYVQPELPEGIEMKRSSYKKVGTFLKKMAEEGLLQIKEEKKGIEKIVSISLDHPEVLSFYPYKKKSEGVESTDAGGDQNSSTPLLLTKMIEMYAVNEATEKFFGSMGIPVGRTLDMQQVRNKVKDYAGRNKLVDPQTKLVSLDETLLQMCGAEPKQMNLASLTDAVLRSMTNTFEMRSQTGPVSKGGKRAIIHLTTATRSGNKKVTLISNLEDYGVNVAEFAKAVKLGAAASTTMTEVPGTKGEQLLVQGNHIKFVYELLTGTYQVPKSCITGLEFAKERGKKKK; this is translated from the exons ATGTTTATCAAGCCGTTCAAAGTCAAAAGCAATATCCTCGTTACCGGTTCCGAGCGGAAGCGTCTGAAGCTACGCGCTCAGACCCAGTTCGGAATACGGGATTCTTCATTCgacgaactgtttgggaacaaaAGTAAGGTATGCGTGGTTAAAATCATAACATTCAGCGAAGCTCAGGTCACGGTATATACCAGTGACAAACGACCGATGTTCTTCGAGTTGGATGGGAAATTGATCCCGACGGTGTACACCTTGTGGGCGTGCATGGAAATGGTACCATATTTTACCACCCACCCGATGGTGCTTCCAAAATTGGCTAACGGAGCTGATCTAATGATTCCCGGAGTGGTGCGTCATGGAAACGATCTTAAATCGTGGGGCAATTACAGGAAAGACGATATCGTAGCGGTGAACTTGACCTCGAACAAGGCCGCCGTGGGAGTTGGGCTGCTGGCTCATGCGAGCGATGATTTGTATATGTGTGGCGGCCGTGGTATATGTGTTCGCATGCTACACGTTTTCGGGGATAAGCTGTGGGGTATGGAACCGTCAGTTTGTCAGCAAGTGCCACTTCTAGGCGGAACGCAATCCATTCCGAAGGACACAGACTTTCCACCACTTGGTGAGCCTGAACAAGTGAAGGAAATTAACGAGCCGGTATCATTTGAGCAGCTAGATGATGTCGGTGTAGACAATAAAGGAAACGAAATTGCGGCGGAC AATTCGGAGCAGGCAACAGAGGACGACAATCAATTGGATCCTGATAAGCTCATCAAATCGGCGTTTCTCAATTCCATCAAGTTGCACGGTAAGAAAATTCAGCTGCCAATGCTGACAAGCACATTTTACCCACAATACGTCCAACCCGAACTCCCTGAGGGAATCGAAATGAAACGCAGTTCCTACAAGAAAGTTGGCACATTCTTGAAGAAAATGGCTGAAGAGGGTTTGCTTCAAATTAAGGAAGAGAAGAAGGGCATTGAAAAAATTGTCTCCATTAGCTTAGATCATCCGGAAGTTCTTTCGTTTTATCCTTACAAGAAAAAGTCTGAAGGTGTGGAGTCAACCGATGCTGGTGGCGATCAGAATAGCTCCACCCCTCTTCTGCTGACTAAAATGATCGAAATGTATGCCGTGAACGAAGCAACCGAGAAATTTTTCGGTAGTATGGGGATACCGGTGGGTCGTACCCTTGATATGCAGCaagttaggaataaagtgaaagaCTATGCTGGAAGAAATAAGCTCGTCGATCCACAAACTAAGCTAGTGTCCTTAGACGAAACGCTTCTGCAAATGTGTGGCGCTGAGCCAAAACAAATGAACTTAGCCTCCCTCACGGATGCGGTTCTGCGAAGCATGACAAATACCTTCGAAATGCGCAGTCAAACGGGTCCGGTTAGTAAGGGCGGCAAACGGGCTATCATTCATTTGACTACCGCTACCCGTTCCGGAAACAAAAAAGTTACCCTGATAAGTAATCTAGAGGACTACGGAGTGAATGTGGCCGAATTTGCCAAGGCTGTCAAGCTAGGCGCCGCGGCCAGCACCACTATGACGGAAGTGCCCGGGACGAAGGGCGAGCAATTGCTGGTCCAGGGCAACCATATAAAGTTTGTGTACGAGCTACTTACGGGAACCTATCAGGTTCCAAAATCATGCATCACAGGGCTGGAATTTGCCAAGGAACGGGGTAAGAAGAAAAAATAA